In Stomoxys calcitrans chromosome 2, idStoCalc2.1, whole genome shotgun sequence, the following proteins share a genomic window:
- the LOC106083098 gene encoding glutathione S-transferase 1-1 has translation MDLYVNLTSPPCHAAVMTAKALGIELNIKVLDLYAGEHMTPEYLKYNPQHTIPTLVDGDFSIWESRAIMVYLVEQYGKENDPLYPSCPKKRALINQRLHFDMGTLYRYLYDYFHYQLKDKTPPNPEDYKQMEAALEKFNAMLEGYKYAAGDELTVADLSLLATMTTYEVAGFDFAKYPNIQRWYSMIKFSAPGADENWANSLRLKEMLDTLKK, from the coding sequence ATGGATCTTTATGTAAATCTGACCTCACCCCCATGTCATGCCGCTGTTATGACTGCCAAGGCCCTTGGTATCGAATTGAACATAAAAGTATTGGATCTATACGCTGGAGAACATATGACCCctgaatatttaaaatataatcCCCAACATACCATACCCACCCTGGTTGATGGTGACTTTTCCATATGGGAGTCGCGAGCCATAATGGTTTACCTGGTGGAACAGTATGGTAAAGAAAATGATCCCCTGTATCCAAGTTGCCCTAAGAAAAGAGCTCTTATTAATCAACGTCTACACTTCGATATGGGAACCTTATATCGCTATCTCTACGATTACTTCCATTATCAGCTAAAGGATAAGACCCCACCAAATCCAGAAGATTACAAGCAAATGGAAGCAGCTTTAGAGAAATTCAATGCCATGTTAGAGGGCTACAAATATGCAGCAGGTGATGAATTAACTGTGGCTGATTTGTCTTTACTGGCCACAATGACCACTTATGAGGTGGCTGGTTTTGATTTCGCCAAATATCCCAATATTCAGAGATGGTATTCAATGATTAAATTCTCAGCACCAGGTGCTGATGAGAATTGGGCAAATAGTTTGAGATTGAAGGAGATGTTGGATACACTTAAAAAAtga
- the LOC106083144 gene encoding glutathione S-transferase 1-1 yields MDFYYQPGSAPCRSVLMTAAALGIELNKKLLDVRGGENRTPEFLKLNPQHTIPTLVDGDFSIWESRAIMTYLIEKYGKNDDILYPKCPKKRAIINQRLYFDMGTLYKAFSDYYYPQLLKQEAPNPEMYKKLEAAVEFLNTFLEGHKFVAGDELTVADLAIFANVSTMVAVDFDVSKFANVSKWYEYLTVHAPGAKENWEGCLLLKKYIELNAPKK; encoded by the coding sequence ATGGATTTTTACTATCAACCCGGTTCGGCACCATGCCGCAGTGTTTTAATGACCGCTGCAGCTCTTGGCATTGAACTCAACAAGAAACTCTTAGATGTGCGTGGCGGTGAAAATAGAACCCCTGAATTCCTCAAACTAAATCCCCAACACACCATACCCACTTTGGTCGATGGGGATTTTTCCATATGGGAGTCGAGAGCCATTATGACTTATTTAATAGAGAAATATGGCAAAAATGATGATATCCTTTATCCCAAATGTCCCAAGAAGAGGGCCATTATCAATCAAAGACTGTATTTCGATATGGGAACTTTGTATAAAGCTTTTTCCGACTACTATTATCCACAACTTTTGAAACAGGAAGCGCCAAATCCCGAAATGTACAAAAAATTGGAGGCAGCCGTTGAGTTTTTGAACACATTTTTGGAGGGTCACAAATTTGTGGCAGGTGATGAATTGACTGTGGCGGATTTGGCTATTTTTGCCAATGTTAGCACCATGGTTGCCGTAGATTTTGATGTGAGCAAGTTTGCAAATGTTAGCAAGTGGTACGAATATCTTACAGTCCATGCTCCTGGAGCCAAGGAGAATTGGGAAGGATGCCTATTATTGAAGAAGTACATTGAACTAAATGCCCCAAAGAAATAG
- the LOC106083137 gene encoding glutathione S-transferase 1-like encodes MDLYYLPASAPCRAVAMTADALGLKINKIHMNLQAGDHLKPEFIKINPQHTVPTLVDGDFVIWESRAIMTYLVEKYGKVNDALYPACPRMRAVINQRLYFDMGHMYKTLGDYYYAMRDKQSADPVLYKNIEVAMRFFNSMLEGKQYAAGGDSLTLADLSLFSTVSSFDAMIDFDFSKFPNVAKWYTTLKDMVPGAAENWAGCMELKKSYDSLKSSL; translated from the coding sequence ATGGATTTATATTACCTACCAGCATCAGCTCCATGCCGTGCTGTTGCCATGACTGCCGACGCGCTTGGattaaaaatcaacaaaatacaTATGAATCTTCAGGCCGGAGATCATCTAAAGCCAGAGTTCATCAAAATTAATCCACAACATACTGTGCCCACCTTAGTGGATGGTGATTTTGTGATATGGGAATCGCGGGCTATAATGACATATTTGGTAGAAAAATATGGCAAAGTGAATGATGCCTTATATCCCGCCTGCCCTCGCATGAGAGCCGTCATAAATCAAAGACTTTATTTTGATATGGGACATATGTACAAAACTTTGGGCGATTACTATTATGCCATGAGGGATAAGCAATCAGCTGATCCTGTTTTATACAAAAACATTGAGGTGGCCATGAGATTTTTCAACAGCATGCTGGAGGGAAAGCAATATGCGGCTGGTGGTGATTCATTAACGTTGGCCGATTTATCACTATTTTCGACAGTGAGTTCTTTTGATGCCATGATCGACTTTGATTTTAGTAAGTTCCCCAATGTTGCCAAGTGGTATACGACACTTAAGGATATGGTTCCTGGTGCTGCGGAAAATTGGGCTGGCTGTATGGAGTTGAAGAAATCGTATGATAGTTTAAAATCATCTTTGtag
- the LOC106083143 gene encoding glutathione S-transferase 1-1 produces the protein MDFYYQPGSTPCRAVLMTAAALGIELNKKLLDVQGGENKTPEFLKLNPQHTIPTLVDGDFSIWESRAIMTYLVEQYGKDDDSLYPKCPKKRAIINQRLYFDMGTLYKSIAEYYLPQMMKKEAPNAEAYKKLETAFELLNTFLEGEKFVAGNDLTLADLAMFAMVSSLVAIGFDVSKYANVSKWYDYLSVNAPGAKENWEGCLITKKFVEERMPKQ, from the coding sequence ATGGATTTCTATTACCAACCCGGTTCGACTCCATGCCGTGCCGTTTTAATGACAGCAGCGGCTCTAGGCATTGAACTCAACAAGAAACTATTAGATGTGCAGGGTGGTGAAAATAAGACTCCAGAATTCCTCAAACTTAATCCCCAACATACCATACCCACTTTGGTTGATGGAGATTTCTCGATATGGGAGTCGCGGGCCATTATGACCTATTTGGTAGAGCAATATGGCAAAGACGATGATAGCCTTTATCCCAAATGTCCTAAAAAGCGAGCAATTATCAATCAAAGATTGTACTTCGATATGGGAACGTTGTACAAAAGTATTGCCGAGTATTATCTTCCGCAAATGATGAAAAAGGAAGCGCCAAATGCCGAAGCCTACAAGAAACTTGAAACAGCCTTTGAGCTTTTGAACACATTTTTGGAGGGTGAGAAATTTGTGGCAGGCAATGATTTAACTTTGGCCGATTTGGCCATGTTTGCCATGGTTAGTTCTTTGGTTGCCATCGGTTTCGATGTGAGCAAATATGCAAATGTTAGCAAGTGGTACGACTATCTAAGCGTCAATGCGCCAGGAGCCAAGGAGAATTGGGAAGGTTGTTTGATTACAAAGAAGTTTGTGGAAGAGCGAAtgccaaaacaataa